One Prunus dulcis chromosome 7, ALMONDv2, whole genome shotgun sequence DNA segment encodes these proteins:
- the LOC117634686 gene encoding uncharacterized protein LOC117634686, with translation MASENLSVLEETLKPFYQRASQAEDRLARLEAALAAKKGHPADSANDDYSELINEIQSKLKDACAEMVLEQEKNKKLAAENAKLQYRIHHLVQAVRDADDKLEKKS, from the exons ATGGCGTCTGAGAATCTAAGCGTCCTCGAAGAGACCTTGAAGCCCTTCTACCAGAGAGCCTCTCAAGCCGAG GACCGATTAGCAAGACTTGAGGCCGCCCTTGCAGCCAAGAAGGGTCATCCTGCTGATTCGGCAAATGATGATTATTCCGAATTGATCAATGAAATCCAGTCAAAGCTAAAAGATGCATGTGCTGAGATGGTTTTAGAACAAGAAAAG AACAAGAAGCTTGCTGCAGAAAATGCTAAACTCCAATACCGTATACATCATCTTGTTCAGGCAGTGAGAGATGCTGATGACAAATTGGAGAAAAA GTCATGA
- the LOC117634619 gene encoding increased DNA methylation 2-like, with amino-acid sequence MAAVMDGSSQATQSNSVTGLDSNNVERRMANDDQRFLLYFIMGTYFGPGLKGESPPKSVLQRIAERLPPYTFKQLGGSHLKTAEVEQVYYYVLRKAHKSAIVKLPVLYQFFHGNLLSHREDTTANYPQFPDLFPLLLHSHSQFSNRYNIFENIVFINNPETHYIKTEDIERFKRLTGLEEFLLDRDAARLHTYPDGSVSYNVSVQEPESNGESPPTSSCQSSRGTKHLDNLVESNDPLKHVHVVAPISSVPYNGTPMLYSYMAPLSTKDDSDPVEKVDPAMIFLPSLPTKREWSNIVAATRDGFALTGSAAKRQVGPTIGLIDIGECEDSYLFRVSLPGVRRDERDFSCEVENEGRVLIRGVTITGEKTVYRYSQMFEMRTQNLCPSGHFSISFQLPGPVDPQEFSGNFGTDGILEGVVMKRKDVKYA; translated from the exons ATGGCAGCAGTGATGGATGGCTCATCTCAGGCTACACAATCTAATTCTGTCACAGGTTTAGATTCTAACAATGTCGAAAGGAGGATGGCAAATGATGATCAGCGCTTCCTCTTGTACTTCATTATGGGTACCTACTTTGGGCCTGGTCTTAAAGGAGAGAGCCCACCAAAGTCAGTTCTGCAGAGAATAGCCGAGCGACTTCCACCATATACTTTTAAGCAACTAGGTGGATCCCACCTGAAAACTGCAGAGGTAGAGCAGGTGTACTATTATGTTCTTCGGAAGGCTCATAAATCTGCCATTGTTAAATTACCTGTGTTATACCAGTTCTTCCATGGTAACCTCCTTAGCCATCGAGAAGACACCACAGCCAACTACCCTCAGTTTCCTGATCTATTTCCTCTCCTACTCCACTCCCATTCACAGTTCAGTAACAGATACAATATCTTTGAGAACATCGTATTTATTAATAACCCAGAAACGCATTACATTAAGACAGAGGATATTGAAAGATTTAAAAGGCTAACTGGGCTGGAGGAGTTTCTTCTGGATAGAGATGCTGCAAGGCTGCATACTTATCCTGATGGAAGTGTTTCATATAATGTGTCGGTGCAGGAGCCGGAGTCCAATGGAGAGTCACCTCCCACTAGTTCTTGTCAAAGTTCTAGGGGAACAAAACATTTAGATAATCTCGTGGAATCGAATGATCCTCTGAAACATGTGCATGTCGTGGCACCTATCAGTAGTGTGCCATATAACGGTACACCTATGCTGTATAGTTATATGGCCCCTTTATCTACTAAAGATGACTCTGATCCTGTGGAGAAGGTCGATCCTGCTAtgatttttcttccttctcttccaaCTAAAAGAGAGTGGTCCAATATTGTAGCTGCCACCAGAGATGGATTTGCTTTAACTGGGAGTGCAGCAAAAAGGCAGGTGGGACCAACAATAGGGCTTATTGACATTGGAGAATGTGAGGATTCATACTTGTTTCGTGTATCTCTTCCTGGAGTGCGAAGAGATGAAA GGGACTTCAGCTGTGAAGTTGAAAATGAGGGCCGAGTGTTGATAAGAGGAGTGACAATAACAGGTGAGAAGACAGTCTACAGATACTCTCAGATGTTTGAAATGCGAACACAGAATCTGTGTCCATCAGGGCATTTTTCTATCTCATTTCAGCTGCCTGGTCCAGTTGATCCTCAGGAGTTTTCAGGTAATTTTGGGACAGACGGAATTCTGGAGGGTGTTGTGATGAAACGAAAAGATGTCAAATATGCTTAA